CGTCCGTGGTGCCCACGGTCCTGACGGTTTGCAGGAGTGTTTCGGGGAATCCGTCCACCGAGCGCAGTCGGTCGATCTCGGTGTGGGCGACGCGTCGGCCGCCACCGCCTTCGTCGGGCGCGGTGCGGATGCGTCCGAGATGTACGGCGAGGTCGAACTCGCCTCGCTTGAGCCCGAGTTCCCGTGCCGCCCGACCGGGCGTGCACGAAAGGTCGGACGGTTGGGTGATGGTGTTTCCTGCCATGGTCGATCTCCCCCGCGGAGTCCAATGCTCACGCTGTGTGCATTTGCGATGAACAAACCGTAACCGGATCGGCAGATCTCGTGGCAGGCCTGTGGATAACTCTGCGGAGGCCGGTGAAGTTGCAGGTCAGAGCTCTGTGACCGGGGTCCGCTCGGGCTGTCGGGCGTCCACGCCGAGGTGTTCGCCGACGCGGTTGACGAGGAGGGTCATCTCGTAGGCGATCTGGCCGATGTCCGCGTCCGCGCCGCTGAGGACGCACAGACAGCTGCCGCTCCCCGCGGCGGTGACGAACAGGACGGCGTCGTCGAACTCGATCATCGTCTGTCGCACGCCGCCCGCGCCGAAGTGGCGTCCCGAGCCCTTGGCCAGGCTGTGCAGTCCGGACGAGACGGCGGCGAGGTGTTCGGCGTCCTCGCGGCGCAGGCCCGTGCTCGCGCCCGTCACCAGTCCGTCGTTGGACAGGACCAGGGCGTGGCGTACGTGCTCGACGCGCTCGGTCAGATCGTCCAGCAGCCAGCTCAGTCCCTGGTTCTGTGCCATGTTCCGGCCTCCCCGTGTCGCCTCTCCCCCTGGCCGGAGGATCTCCCGTCAGCCTTCCCCACCTCCGTCGCCCGGGCAAGGAGGATAGGGGCATGGCACAGAAGATGACCGACGAGGAATGGCGGGCCTTCGTCTCGCTCGGCACGCGCACCGGCAAGCTGTCGACCGTACGCGCCGATGGGA
The nucleotide sequence above comes from Streptomyces sp. N50. Encoded proteins:
- a CDS encoding roadblock/LC7 domain-containing protein, producing MAQNQGLSWLLDDLTERVEHVRHALVLSNDGLVTGASTGLRREDAEHLAAVSSGLHSLAKGSGRHFGAGGVRQTMIEFDDAVLFVTAAGSGSCLCVLSGADADIGQIAYEMTLLVNRVGEHLGVDARQPERTPVTEL